The Clostridium chauvoei genome has a window encoding:
- the flgK gene encoding flagellar hook-associated protein FlgK encodes MSGLFSTFNIAKCGMNVQQKSIDVTSHNVSNANTVGYSRQRAKIETTRPFGGTGINASVQAGQLGTGAQVQAIERVRDNFLDFQVRNETAILGKYESRNKFLYEIESVFNEPSDTGLSTLMGKFFDSFQELSKQPNSSNARTVVAQQTAALCDTLNSTYTKMEDLQSNAQQMIKSGVVELNSILGQIDRINQEIIGVSVTGNTPNDLMDKRDLLLDKLSYKFNVQVDRKAFNGIDVRPEDVGGMKVSNLVSAAPNTQVARMSFVSSIEKDAKDFSEDTYIITYYKNGNMDSEENKQTMKVTGLSKEQVVEIENSRMIWASESGQATKADGYPISDGATIHGSELMIFKPKSGDLSGLISIQKDIKDYMGQLNKLSKTIAFSVNAVHSGMDNPLNNGAEIERDYLPFFVNKDVAKYTNNNLLSNLDSTLHGEEEITAKNISINKEILSDVMKMKTRTNDDRFAYPSHNTIDGESDGSRALAIAQLRDSLIKIQDINETIKSRQDMFDMKKGGTPLSSGGLKIANSPSGMKMDGYFKDTIDRLGVQAQEAKRMVSNQEDLLFSLEQTRKSESGVSLDDEMANLVQFQHAYNANAKIIATVDELLDVVVNGLKR; translated from the coding sequence ATGTCAGGATTATTTTCAACATTTAACATTGCAAAATGTGGAATGAATGTTCAACAAAAAAGCATAGATGTAACCTCTCACAATGTATCTAATGCAAATACTGTTGGATATAGTAGACAAAGAGCCAAAATAGAAACTACACGTCCTTTTGGAGGAACAGGAATAAATGCTTCAGTACAAGCGGGACAACTTGGTACAGGAGCACAAGTTCAAGCTATAGAAAGAGTGAGAGATAACTTTTTAGATTTTCAGGTGAGAAATGAGACAGCTATTCTTGGAAAATATGAATCAAGAAATAAGTTTTTATATGAAATAGAAAGCGTATTTAATGAACCCTCTGATACGGGTTTATCAACTCTTATGGGAAAATTTTTTGATTCATTTCAAGAATTATCTAAACAACCAAATAGTTCAAATGCAAGAACTGTTGTGGCACAACAAACAGCAGCTTTATGCGACACCTTAAATAGCACATATACAAAAATGGAAGATCTACAATCAAATGCCCAACAAATGATAAAAAGTGGAGTAGTAGAATTAAATAGTATTCTTGGTCAAATAGATAGAATAAACCAAGAAATAATAGGGGTAAGTGTAACAGGAAACACTCCTAATGATTTAATGGATAAAAGAGATTTATTACTAGATAAATTAAGTTATAAATTTAATGTTCAAGTAGATAGAAAAGCGTTTAATGGTATTGATGTAAGACCAGAAGATGTAGGTGGAATGAAGGTTTCTAATCTAGTAAGTGCTGCTCCGAATACTCAAGTAGCTAGAATGTCTTTTGTTTCTAGTATTGAAAAGGATGCAAAGGATTTTTCAGAGGATACTTATATAATAACTTATTATAAAAATGGAAACATGGATAGTGAAGAAAATAAACAAACTATGAAAGTAACTGGACTTTCAAAAGAACAAGTTGTAGAGATTGAAAATAGTAGAATGATTTGGGCATCTGAGTCAGGACAGGCTACTAAAGCAGATGGATATCCAATATCAGATGGAGCTACTATTCATGGTTCAGAATTAATGATATTTAAACCTAAGAGTGGTGATTTAAGTGGATTAATATCTATACAAAAAGATATTAAAGATTATATGGGGCAATTAAATAAGCTTTCAAAAACAATAGCTTTTTCAGTAAATGCTGTGCATAGCGGGATGGATAATCCTTTAAACAATGGAGCAGAAATAGAAAGAGATTATTTACCATTCTTTGTTAATAAAGATGTAGCAAAATATACTAATAATAATTTATTAAGTAATTTAGATAGCACTCTTCATGGGGAAGAAGAAATAACAGCTAAAAATATTTCTATAAATAAAGAAATATTAAGTGATGTTATGAAAATGAAGACTAGAACTAATGATGATAGATTTGCATATCCATCACATAATACAATTGACGGGGAATCAGATGGCTCAAGAGCTTTAGCAATAGCTCAGCTTAGAGATTCACTTATTAAGATACAAGATATTAATGAAACAATAAAATCAAGACAAGATATGTTTGATATGAAAAAAGGTGGAACACCTTTAAGTAGTGGTGGATTAAAAATAGCTAATAGTCCATCAGGTATGAAGATGGATGGTTATTTTAAAGATACAATAGATAGATTAGGAGTACAAGCACAAGAAGCTAAAAGAATGGTTTCAAATCAAGAAGACTTATTATTTAGTTTAGAACAAACAAGAAAATCAGAATCAGGTGTTTCTTTAGATGACGAAATGGCTAACTTAGTTCAATTCCAACATGCATATAATGCAAATGCTAAAATAATTGCAACTGTAGATGAGTTGTTGGATGTAGTAGTAAATGGATTAAAGAGATAA
- a CDS encoding flagellar protein FlgN codes for MINEIVVLLIKVLVKEKKALNKLLELLDKQYELLMNKDIFGLEEVVEKIQHCNKEVAEIEIERRKLLGNFTITDVLKNTEDIELDNVYREIKKVLNAIQLQKDTNELLLKQQLSLTNRLLTIINPNREVPVYNSYGNINR; via the coding sequence ATGATTAATGAAATAGTAGTTTTATTAATTAAAGTATTAGTTAAAGAAAAAAAGGCATTAAATAAATTACTAGAATTATTAGATAAACAATATGAATTACTTATGAATAAAGATATATTTGGACTAGAAGAAGTTGTAGAGAAGATACAACATTGTAATAAAGAAGTTGCAGAAATAGAGATAGAAAGAAGAAAGCTTTTAGGCAATTTTACAATTACAGATGTATTAAAAAATACAGAAGATATAGAACTTGATAATGTGTATAGAGAAATTAAGAAAGTATTAAATGCAATACAGCTTCAAAAAGATACTAATGAGTTACTTTTAAAACAACAATTAAGTCTTACTAATAGACTTCTTACAATTATAAATCCAAATAGAGAAGTACCAGTTTATAATTCTTATGGAAACATAAATAGATAA
- the flgM gene encoding flagellar biosynthesis anti-sigma factor FlgM produces MNIKGIGLTSGINYYNKVSNSKVNKIENKVSKDRIEISKEAKALRDYGIDRSDYDKSAKVNEIKNKLSNGTYKIDAKLTAKAMIDEMRRK; encoded by the coding sequence ATGAATATTAAAGGAATTGGATTAACTAGTGGGATAAATTATTATAACAAAGTATCAAATAGTAAAGTGAATAAAATAGAAAATAAAGTATCAAAAGATAGAATTGAAATATCTAAAGAAGCAAAAGCTTTAAGAGATTATGGTATAGATAGAAGCGATTATGATAAAAGTGCAAAAGTAAATGAGATAAAAAATAAATTATCAAATGGAACTTATAAAATAGATGCTAAATTAACTGCTAAAGCTATGATTGATGAAATGAGGAGAAAATAG